Proteins encoded by one window of Dioscorea cayenensis subsp. rotundata cultivar TDr96_F1 chromosome 20, TDr96_F1_v2_PseudoChromosome.rev07_lg8_w22 25.fasta, whole genome shotgun sequence:
- the LOC120251475 gene encoding LOW QUALITY PROTEIN: gibberellin 2-beta-dioxygenase 3 (The sequence of the model RefSeq protein was modified relative to this genomic sequence to represent the inferred CDS: deleted 9 bases in 6 codons; substituted 3 bases at 3 genomic stop codons) — MGMGGVDAAGGEETGNVDHGDHVAGGEVRDEEDAREGGSLGCCSWRRSSPPEIGSTRDGDDNDDWRYYFRVRACFQTLKVNHMLFSRFDRSFRDSAKAAEGARVAVIRRKAWNFPRSFSGGNILRPKACENLGFFKLTNHGIPPSLMSTLESEALNFFSLPQSHKDINCPPSPFGYGNKKIGSNGDVGWLEYLLFNISSSSSFPSSSICRYALNEYTKAVRKVVKEVLEMMADGLRMKTKRCFSVNXXXNEESDTMFRLNHYPPCPPLLQGLNSSLTGFGEHTDPQVLSVLRSNNTCGFQIALRDGSWVSVPPDQDSLFINVGDSLQVKLTNGRFKSVKHRVMANGLRSRGLMIYFGGLCPRERLAPLPQLMREGEGELVKSLTWFEFKTFAYKNKMADNRLSLFEIERKTTTNTSSVASIV, encoded by the exons ATGGGGATGGGTGGAGTCGACGCCGCGGGTGGCGAAGAGACGGGCAATGTCGACCATGGGGATCATGTGGCTGGTGGCGAAGTAAGGGATGAAGAAGACGCGCGAGAGGGCGGGAGTTTGGGTTGCTGCTCGTGGCGGCGCTCGTCGCCGCCGGAGATTGGATCAACGAGAGAcggtgatgataatgatgattgGCGATATTA CTTTCGCGTCCGTGCGTGTTTTCAGACTTTGAAAGTTAATCATATGCTCTTTTCGCGCTTTGATCGTTCCTTTAGAGACAGTGCAAAAGCAGCTGAAGGAGCCCGCGTGGCGGTCATTCGACGTAAAGCTTGGAATTTTCCTCGGAGCTTTAGTGGGGGAAATATCCTGCGACCG AAAGCTTGTGAGAACCTTGGTTTCTTCAAGCTCACCAAC CATGGTATCCCTCCCTCCCTCATGTCCACTCTTGAATCAGAAGCCCTTAACTTCTTCTCATTACCCCAGTCTCACAAGGACATTAATTGCCCTCCTTCTCCTTTTGGCTATGGCAATAAGAAGATTGGCTCTAATGGTGATGTTGGTTGGCTTGAATACCTTCTCTTCAAcatctcctcctcttcctctttccCATCTTCCTC TATATGCAGATATGCTTTGAATGAGTACACAAAAGCAGTGAGAAAGGTGGTGAAGGAAGTGCTAGAGATGATGGCTGATGGTTTGAGGATGAAAACCAAGAGATGCTTTTCAGTAAACTAGTAATGAAATGAAGAGAGTGACACAATGTTCAGGTTGAACCACTACCCTCCATGCCCACCTCTGCTTCAAGGACTCAACTCTAGTTTGACTGGC TTTGGAGAGCACACTGACCCTCAAGTTCTG TCAGTCCTGAGATCAAACAACACTTGTGGATTTCAAATTGCACTTAGAGATGGGAGTTGGGTGAGTGTCCCTCCTGACCAGGACTCCTTGTTCATCAATGTTGGGGACTCT TTGCAGGTAAAGCTTACAAATGGGAGGTTCAAGAGTGTCAAACATAGGGTGATGGCCAATGGTTTAAGGTCTAGGGGTCTCATGATATACTTTGGAGGACTATGTCCTAGAGAAAGGTTGGCACCATTGCCTCAACTCATGAGAGAAGGTGAGGGAGAGCTTGTA AAGAGTCTCACATGGTTTGAGTTCAAGACCTTTGCTTACAAAAACAAG ATGGCTGATAACAGGCTCTCTTTGTTTGAGATTGAGAGGAAAACTACTACTAATACTAGTAGTGTTGCTAGTATTGTTTAA
- the LOC120251476 gene encoding LOW QUALITY PROTEIN: protein VACUOLELESS1-like (The sequence of the model RefSeq protein was modified relative to this genomic sequence to represent the inferred CDS: deleted 1 base in 1 codon): MAAVSVAAEWELLYNRYYRKPEIYSMRWGRMDLSRHRVACAPFGGPVAAIRDDSKIVQLLAESARRKLLIFSSSGQPLASYLWDRPGGRLVGMAWDDDLFLLCVVQDGTVYRFDIRAELVGQFSMGSECFEQGIIDCVFWGNGIVCITENYQIFCVPDLKNPRPCKLADPGLEEYPLCVAVIEPQYTMSGNVEVLLGVGDYVLLVDEDGVQPLGAGIGPLQKMAVSQNGKLLATFTHDGRLLVIPTDFSRIIFEFTCESALPPDQLAWCGMDTVLLYWDELLLMVGPNGDPVRYSYDEPILLIPECDGVRILSNSSMEFLHRVPDSTVSIFQIGSTSPAALLYDALDHFDRRSAKADENLRLIRSSLPEAVEACIDAAGHEFDVSRQRTLLRAASYGRAFCSQFPRERFQEMCKILRVLNAVRNYEIGISLSIQQYKVLTAPVLIDRLINANHHLVALRISEYINLNPEVVIMHWACAKITASAAIQDAPLLETLLDKLKLCKGISYAAIAAHADNCGRRKLAALLVDHEPRSSKQVPLLLSIAEEDTALVKATESGDTDLVYLVLFHIWQKRPPLDFFGTINARPLARDLFIKYVRCYKHEFLKDFFLSTGQLQDVAFLLLKESWEIEKNPMASKGTPLHGPRIKLIEKAQNLFAETKEHMFESKAAEEHAKLLRIQHELEVSTKQAIFIDSSISDTIRTCISTGNHRAAMKVRTEFKVPEKRWYWLKALALSTRGDWAALEKFSKEKRPPGGYKPLLKHALVLMRKLRALKYIPKLTEPRERSGGTSNQTQSSSIQLHIMKANLFGPTWTHQAKTRNDPKNEPHVLAYARIGMAKEAADAASQAKDSEFWSFS, translated from the exons ATGGCGGCGGTGTCCGTGGCGGCGGAGTGGGAGCTCCTCTACAATCGGTACTACCGCAAGCCGGAGATCTACTCCATGCGTTGGGGCCGCATGGACCTCTCTCGACACCGCGTCGCCTGCGCCCCCTTCGGTGGCCCTGTTGCCGCCATCCGCGATGACTCCAAGATCGTGCAGCTCCTCGCTGAGTCGGCCCGTCGGAAGCTTCTCATCTTCTCTTCCTCCGGCCAACCCCTTGCCTCTTACCTCTGGGATCGACCCGGCGGCCGACTCGTCGGCATGGCGTGGGACGATGACCTGTTTTTGCTTTGCGTCGTCCAGGATGGTACCGTATATCGCTTCGACATCCGCGCTGAGCTCGTCGGCCAGTTCTCCATGGGCAGTGAATGCTTCGAGCAAGGCATCATTGATTGTGTCTTCTGGGGCAACGGCATAGTTTGCATCACTGAGAACTACCAGATCTTTTGCGTCCCCGATCTCAAGAACCCTAGACCGTGCAAACTGGCTGATCCGGGGCTGGAGGAGTACCCGCTATGCGTCGCCGTGATCGAGCCGCAGTACACGATGTCGGGGAACGTGGAAGTGTTGCTGGGTGTTGGGGATTACGTCTTGCTTGTGGATGAGGATGGGGTGCAGCCGCTCGGGGCTGGAATTGGACCGCTGCAGAAGATGGCTGTTTCGCAGAATGGGAAGCTTCTCGCGACGTTCACGCACGATGGGAGGCTTCTTGTTATTCCCACGGATTTCTCCAGGATTATTTTCGAATTCACTTGTGAG TCTGCCCTGCCGCCTGACCAGTTAGCCTGGTGTGGGATGGACACTGTGCTGCTTTATTGGGATGAACTACTACTGATGGTGGGGCCAAATGGTGATCCTGTGCGGTATTCATATGACGAACCAATCTTACTCATTCCAGAGTGTGATGGAGTGAGGATTCTTTCAAATTCAAGTATGGAGTTTCTGCATCGAGTGCCAGATTCTACTGTTTCCATCTTTCAAATAGGAAGTACATCTCCAGCTGCTTTACTGTATGATGCTTTGGATCACTTTGACCGGCGTAGTGCCAAG GCTGATGAAAACTTACGATTAATTCGTTCCTCATTGCCTGAGGCAGTTGAGGCCTGTATAGATGCCGCTGGACATGAATTTGATGTTTCACGCCAGAGAACCCTGCTAAGGGCTGCGAGTTATGGTCGAGCATTTTGcag TCAGTTTCCTCGTGAGCGATTTCAAGAAATGTGCAAAATTTTGCGCGTGTTAAATGCTGTTCGGAACTATGAGATCGGTATTTCCTTAAGCATCCAACAATACAAG GTGCTAACAGCACCAGTTCTCATTGACCGTTTGATCAATGCAAATCATCATCTTGTGGCTCTTCGGATTTCTGAGTACATCAACCTAAATCCA GAGGTTGTTATAATGCATTGGGCATGTGCAAAGATAACTGCTTCTGCAGCTATCCAAGACGCCCCTCTTCTTGAAACCTTGCTCGATAAG TTAAAATTGTGCAAAGGCATATCCTATGCAGCCATTGCTGCTCATGCAGATAACTGTGGCCGAAGAAAATTGGCTGCATTGCTTGTGGATCATGAGCCGCGCTCCTCCAAACAG GTCCCTTTGTTGTTAAGCATAGCAGAAGAAGACACAGCTTTGGTAAAGGCAACTGAAAGTGGTGATACTGACCTTGTCTATCTTGTTCTTTTCCACATATGGCAGAAG AGGCCTcctttagatttttttggaaCAATCAATGCAAGGCCCTTGGCTCgtgatttatttatcaaatatgtTAG GTGttataaacatgaatttttGAAGGACTTCTTTCTGTCAACTGGGCAACTTCAA GAtgttgcttttcttttgttgaaggAATCATGGGAAATTGAGAAGAATCCCATGGCAAGCAAAGGAACACCTCTTCACGGTCCACGCATAAAACTTATTGAGAAGGCACAAAATCTCTTTGCTGAAACCAAAGAACacatg tttgaatcaaaagctgCTGAAGAGCATGCAAAGTTGTTGAG AATCCAACATGAGTTAGAGGTTTCAACAAAACAAGCAATATTCATTGATTCGAGCATCAGTGATACAATTCGCACTTGTATTAGCACGGGAAATCATCGAGCTGCAATGAAAGTCAGAACTGAATTTAAG GTGCCAGAGAAGAGGTGGTACTGGCTTAAAGCATTGGCACTCTCTACCCGAGGAGACTGGGCTGCGCTGGAGAAATTTTCCAAAGAGAAGAGACCACCTGGTG GTTATAAACCCTTGTTGAAGCATGCATTGGTGCTGATGCGAAAGCTGAGGGCTCTGAAGTACATTCCAAAGCTTACAGAACCTAGGGAAAGATCAGGAGGTACTTCAAACCAAACCCAATCTTCTTCAATTCAACTTCACATCATGAAGGCCAATCTATTTGGCCCTACCTGGACTCATCAAGCCAAAACGAGAAATGATCCCAAAAATGAGCCACACGTCTTG GCATATGCACGAATTGGCATGGCAAAGGAAGCTGCTGATGCTGCATCCCAGGCTAAAGACAGTGAATTTTGGTCGTTTAGCTAA
- the LOC120251699 gene encoding thioredoxin-like protein CITRX, chloroplastic, with protein MAGALHCSPSLALSFSHCRLPPSSLSLPRCPRLGLAGSRSWRRASVTTSAKYIREDYLVKKLTAKEVQELVKGERTVPLIVDFYATWCGPCILMAQELEMLAVEYENNALFVKVDTDDEYEFARDMQVRGLPTLYFISPDPNKDAIRTEGLVPPEMIKNIIDNEM; from the exons ATGGCCGGAGCTCTCCATTGTTCGCCATCTTTGGCACTCTCGTTCTCCCACTGCCGCCTTCCACCCTCCTCGCTATCTCTCCCTCGTTGTCCCCGTCTTGGCCTCGCTGGTAGCCGCAGCTGGAGACGGGCCTCGGTGACCACTTCGGCCAAGTATATCCGGGAAGACTACCTCGTG AAGAAGCTGACTGCCAAGGAGGTGCAGGAGCTTGTCAAGGGGGAGAGGACTGTGCCTCTTATTGTGGATTTCTATGCTACTTGGTGTGGACCTTGCATTCTCATGGCGCAGGAACTCGAGAtg CTTGCTGTTGAGTACGAGAACAATGCGCTATTTGTCAAGGTAGATACTGATGATGAGTATGAATTTGCACGGGATATGCAG GTTCGGGGTTTGCCCACATTGTATTTCATCAGCCCTGACCCAAATAAGGATGCCATCCGAACTGAGGGACTTGTCCCACCAGAGATGATCAAGAACATTATAGATAATGAGATGTGA